A region of the Granulicella aggregans genome:
TCTTGTTGCTGAGCTGTAGCTAACGAGAGTTGCGCGCTGTAGAGTGTCTGTTCGCTGGTAAGTACCTGTAGGTAGCTTGTCGATCCACCCCTGTAAAGTACGTCTGCAAGTCGAACCGCCACGGTTGCGGATGCGACTTGGGCTTCCTGCTTTTCCCGATATTCCCTCGTCTTGGTATAGGCGATCAAGGCATTGGAGACATCGCGAAGCGCGCCGGCGATGGTCTGCTGATATGTGTCGAGATATTCCTGGTCTTGCGCTCTGTAGTACCGGAGATTATTCCGCAGCTTGCCGCCGTCGAAGATCGACTGGCTGACGCTGCTGTAGGCCTCATAGTAAAAGTTCTTCGAGTC
Encoded here:
- a CDS encoding TolC family protein translates to DSKNFYYEAYSSVSQSIFDGGKLRNNLRYYRAQDQEYLDTYQQTIAGALRDVSNALIAYTKTREYREKQEAQVASATVAVRLADVLYRGGSTSYLQVLTSEQTLYSAQLSLATAQQQEALSLVTLYNVLGGGW